A DNA window from Allokutzneria albata contains the following coding sequences:
- a CDS encoding acyl-CoA dehydrogenase family protein, producing the protein MDFRETDEQRALRAAVAALAAKYGHGYWVEKSKRGERTDELWREAGQLGYLGVAVPEQYGGGGGGITELAIVCEELAAGGCPLLLIVVSPAIAATVIAKSGTEDQRKTWLPGFADGSTKMSFAITEPDAGSNAHHISTTARPDGDGWRLSGRKYYISGVDETDATLVVARLEDARTGKLRPAMFIVPTHAPGYERHEIPMEITAPERQYTVFFDDVRLPAEALVGGEDAGLTALFAGLNPERITVAAYATGMGRYALGKAGDYARTRSVWGDPIGAHQAIAHPLAKAHVELELARLAVQRAAWAYDRDDPSAAEAANIAKYAAGEAVINAVDTAVQTHGGNGMATEYGVGTLWAAARVARIAPISREMILNFVAQHSLGLPKSY; encoded by the coding sequence GTGGATTTCCGGGAGACCGACGAACAGCGGGCCTTACGGGCCGCGGTCGCCGCGCTGGCCGCGAAGTACGGCCACGGCTACTGGGTCGAGAAGTCCAAGCGCGGTGAGCGCACCGACGAGCTGTGGCGCGAGGCGGGCCAGCTCGGCTACCTCGGCGTCGCCGTTCCCGAGCAGTACGGCGGCGGGGGCGGGGGCATCACCGAACTCGCCATCGTGTGCGAGGAACTGGCGGCGGGTGGTTGTCCGCTGCTGCTGATCGTGGTCTCCCCGGCGATCGCCGCGACGGTGATCGCCAAGTCCGGGACGGAGGACCAGCGCAAGACCTGGCTGCCGGGATTCGCCGACGGTTCCACGAAGATGTCCTTCGCGATCACCGAACCGGACGCGGGTTCCAACGCGCACCACATCAGCACGACCGCGCGGCCGGACGGCGACGGCTGGCGGCTGAGCGGGCGGAAGTACTACATCTCCGGCGTGGACGAGACCGACGCGACGCTGGTGGTGGCGCGCCTGGAGGACGCGCGGACGGGCAAGCTCCGGCCCGCGATGTTCATCGTGCCGACCCACGCCCCCGGCTACGAACGGCACGAGATCCCGATGGAGATCACCGCGCCGGAGCGGCAGTACACGGTGTTCTTCGACGACGTGCGGCTCCCGGCCGAGGCACTGGTCGGCGGCGAGGACGCGGGGCTGACCGCGTTGTTCGCCGGGCTCAACCCGGAGCGGATCACCGTGGCCGCGTACGCGACGGGGATGGGCAGGTACGCGCTGGGCAAGGCCGGCGACTACGCGCGCACCCGCAGCGTGTGGGGCGATCCGATCGGCGCGCACCAGGCCATCGCGCACCCGTTGGCCAAGGCGCACGTGGAACTGGAGCTGGCGCGGCTGGCGGTGCAGCGGGCGGCGTGGGCCTACGACCGCGACGATCCGAGCGCGGCGGAGGCAGCCAACATCGCGAAGTACGCGGCGGGCGAGGCGGTGATCAACGCCGTGGACACCGCGGTGCAGACGCACGGTGGCAACGGGATGGCGACGGAGTACGGCGTCGGCACGCTGTGGGCCGCGGCGCGCGTCGCGCGGATCGCTCCGATCAGCCGGGAGATGATCCTCAACTTCGTCGCCCAGCACTCCTTGGGACTGCCGAAGTCCTACTGA
- a CDS encoding DUF389 domain-containing protein codes for MLHLRIVCPPERTEAVLGVLRAAAGATHLVLLPGAGLEPAGDVVEADVAREAADDVLAELCAMQLDHDGAITLETIDTSLSDAADRAEADAPGDGADAVVWEELIARTGEESRLTTTFQAFMTLACLLAAVGVVTDSPVTIVGAMVVGPEFGPLAAIAVGLVLRRWDLVRRAALAIGVGFPLAMLVTAGAAALGETGGLFDREVFNGAQHQVDFVYQVGPFSLIVALLAGAAGMLAMTSAKSAALVGVFISVTTVPAAGYAAVAAVLGDWGKALESSAQLAVNLLGIVVAAALVLWLRYRRNRFSSAGANGRPLAAG; via the coding sequence GTGCTGCACCTGCGGATCGTCTGTCCGCCGGAGCGCACCGAGGCGGTACTCGGTGTGCTCCGCGCGGCGGCGGGCGCCACTCACCTGGTCCTGTTGCCCGGTGCGGGCCTGGAGCCCGCGGGCGACGTGGTCGAGGCCGATGTCGCGCGGGAGGCCGCCGACGACGTGCTGGCCGAGCTGTGCGCGATGCAGCTCGACCACGACGGCGCGATCACGTTGGAGACCATCGACACCTCGCTCTCCGACGCGGCCGACCGCGCCGAGGCCGACGCTCCCGGCGACGGCGCGGACGCGGTGGTCTGGGAGGAGCTGATCGCGCGCACGGGCGAGGAATCCCGGCTCACCACGACGTTCCAGGCGTTCATGACGCTGGCCTGCCTGCTCGCCGCGGTCGGTGTCGTCACCGACTCGCCGGTGACGATCGTGGGCGCGATGGTGGTGGGCCCGGAGTTCGGGCCGCTGGCGGCGATCGCGGTCGGCCTCGTGCTGCGCCGCTGGGACCTCGTCCGCCGGGCGGCGTTGGCCATCGGCGTGGGCTTCCCACTCGCCATGCTGGTCACCGCGGGCGCGGCGGCGTTGGGCGAAACGGGTGGATTGTTCGACCGTGAAGTGTTCAATGGCGCCCAGCACCAGGTGGATTTCGTCTACCAGGTGGGACCGTTCTCGTTGATCGTCGCGCTGCTGGCGGGCGCGGCCGGGATGCTCGCCATGACGTCGGCCAAGTCCGCGGCGTTGGTCGGCGTGTTCATCTCGGTCACCACCGTGCCCGCCGCGGGCTACGCGGCGGTCGCCGCGGTGCTCGGCGACTGGGGCAAGGCGCTGGAGTCCAGCGCGCAGCTCGCGGTCAACCTGCTGGGCATCGTGGTCGCAGCGGCGCTGGTGTTGTGGCTGAGGTACCGGCGGAACCGGTTCAGTTCCGCCGGGGCCAACGGCCGCCCGCTGGCAGCCGGGTGA
- the aspS gene encoding aspartate--tRNA ligase gives MMRTHEAGSLRAEHAGQTVTLTGWVARRRDHGGVIFIDLRDASGVVQVVFREGEMATRAHRLRAEFCLRVVGTVEVRPEGNENPDIPTGAVEITTTDLEVLNESAPLPFPLDEHVEAGEEIRLRHRYLDLRRSGPARALRMRSEVNRIARTVLHANDFVEIETPTLTRSTPEGARDFLVPARLQPGSWYALPQSPQLFKQLLMVGGMERYYQIARCYRDEDFRADRQPEFTQLDIEMSFVDQDDVIALGEQVISALWKELADHEIPLPIPRISYADAMARYGSDKPDLRFGVELTELTEYFADTPFRVFQAPYVGCVVMPGGASQPRKKLDAWQEWAKQRGARGLAYVLVGEDGTLGGPIAKNLSESEREGLAKAAGANPGDCIFFAADKPNAARALLGAARVEIAHRCGLIDEDAWAFAWVVDFPLFEAADESDDVAVGSGKWTALHHAFTSPTPDCVDTFEQDPGAAKAYAYDMVCNGNEIGGGSIRIHRADVQKRVFEVMGLSEEESQEKFGFLLDAFKYGAPPHGGIAYGWDRICMLLAKADSLRDVIAFPKSGGGFDPLTSAPAPITAQQRKEAGVDFKPKPTEPKESAGS, from the coding sequence GTGATGCGCACGCACGAGGCCGGAAGTCTCCGCGCCGAGCATGCAGGCCAGACCGTCACCCTCACCGGCTGGGTGGCGCGGCGTCGCGATCACGGCGGGGTGATCTTCATCGATCTCCGGGACGCCTCCGGCGTGGTCCAGGTGGTCTTCCGCGAGGGCGAGATGGCCACGCGCGCGCACCGGCTGCGCGCCGAGTTCTGCCTGCGCGTCGTCGGCACCGTCGAGGTCCGCCCCGAGGGCAATGAGAACCCCGACATCCCCACCGGCGCCGTCGAGATCACCACCACCGACCTCGAGGTGCTCAACGAGTCCGCGCCGTTGCCCTTCCCGCTCGACGAGCACGTGGAGGCGGGCGAGGAGATCCGGCTCCGGCACCGCTACCTCGACCTGCGCCGCTCCGGCCCGGCCCGGGCGCTGCGGATGCGCAGCGAGGTCAACCGCATCGCGCGGACGGTGTTGCACGCCAACGACTTCGTCGAGATCGAGACGCCGACGCTGACCCGCTCCACCCCCGAGGGCGCCCGCGACTTCCTGGTGCCCGCGCGGCTGCAGCCGGGTTCCTGGTACGCGCTGCCGCAGTCGCCGCAGCTGTTCAAGCAGCTGCTGATGGTCGGCGGCATGGAGCGCTACTACCAGATCGCCCGCTGCTACCGGGACGAGGACTTCCGCGCCGACCGGCAGCCGGAGTTCACCCAGCTCGACATCGAGATGAGCTTCGTCGACCAGGACGACGTGATCGCGCTGGGCGAGCAGGTGATCTCCGCGCTGTGGAAGGAGCTGGCCGACCACGAGATCCCGCTGCCGATCCCGAGGATCAGCTACGCGGACGCGATGGCCCGCTACGGCAGTGACAAGCCGGACCTGCGCTTTGGCGTGGAGCTGACCGAGCTGACCGAGTACTTCGCCGACACCCCGTTCCGCGTCTTCCAGGCGCCCTACGTCGGCTGCGTGGTCATGCCGGGCGGGGCGAGCCAGCCGCGCAAGAAGCTGGACGCCTGGCAGGAGTGGGCCAAGCAGCGCGGCGCCAGGGGCCTGGCCTACGTGCTGGTCGGTGAGGACGGCACGCTCGGCGGCCCGATCGCCAAGAACCTCAGCGAGAGCGAGCGCGAAGGCCTGGCCAAGGCCGCGGGCGCCAACCCCGGCGACTGCATCTTCTTCGCCGCCGACAAGCCCAACGCCGCGCGCGCCCTGCTCGGCGCGGCCCGCGTGGAGATCGCCCACCGCTGCGGGCTGATCGACGAGGACGCCTGGGCGTTCGCGTGGGTGGTGGACTTCCCGCTGTTCGAGGCCGCGGACGAGAGCGACGACGTCGCGGTGGGCTCGGGCAAGTGGACCGCGCTGCACCACGCGTTCACCTCGCCGACCCCGGACTGCGTCGACACCTTCGAGCAGGACCCGGGCGCCGCCAAGGCCTACGCCTACGACATGGTCTGCAACGGCAACGAGATCGGTGGCGGGTCGATCCGTATCCACCGCGCCGACGTGCAGAAGCGCGTGTTCGAGGTGATGGGCCTGTCCGAGGAGGAGTCGCAGGAGAAGTTCGGCTTCCTGCTCGACGCCTTCAAGTACGGCGCGCCCCCGCACGGCGGCATCGCCTACGGCTGGGACCGCATCTGCATGCTGCTGGCCAAGGCCGACTCGCTGCGCGACGTCATCGCCTTCCCCAAGTCAGGTGGCGGCTTCGACCCGCTGACCTCCGCGCCCGCGCCGATCACGGCGCAGCAGCGCAAGGAAGCCGGGGTCGACTTCAAGCCCAAGCCCACGGAGCCGAAGGAGAGCGCGGGGAGCTGA
- a CDS encoding threonine/serine exporter family protein, translating into MPTMLYGPEVPDDASVHQVLDLALRIGELQMASGAGAADVTSTMLTVTNALGMPSCEVDVIFTSITICCHRGYTAAPVTTTRVVRSRSMDYTRLAEVERLVRRIARGGLSTEQARLVLDEISSAPHPYPRWVATLAWSGMAAAVAVLLGGGLLLAVIAALATALIDRIGRMVNRIALPFFFQQVIGGALATGIALGVNALQGSEGSLRPTLVIAAGIVVLLSGLSLVGAVQDAITGFNVTAAGRAMEITLMTIGLVIGVVLVLKLGVVLGSPLTVGEPIPPLLAHLPAMIAAGAATSFCFALASYATLRTLFLAGLAGAAGMASYGALMLIGTDMIVASAGAAALIGFVGGVVARRLKVSPLAIAVSGITPLLPGLTTYQALFKLTVDQDVAGGMQALFLALGIGLALAAGVVLGEYLAQPVRTGLSRLERRLAGPRFSGPLR; encoded by the coding sequence ATGCCCACCATGCTGTACGGCCCCGAAGTCCCCGACGACGCCTCGGTGCACCAGGTGCTCGACCTCGCGCTGCGCATCGGTGAACTCCAGATGGCCAGCGGTGCCGGCGCGGCCGACGTCACCTCGACCATGCTCACGGTCACCAACGCGCTCGGCATGCCCAGCTGCGAGGTCGACGTGATCTTCACGTCGATCACCATCTGCTGCCACCGCGGCTACACCGCGGCGCCGGTGACCACGACCCGCGTGGTCCGCTCGCGCAGCATGGACTACACGCGGCTGGCCGAGGTGGAGCGGCTGGTGCGGCGGATCGCGCGCGGCGGGCTCAGCACGGAGCAGGCCAGGCTGGTGCTGGACGAGATCAGCTCGGCACCGCACCCCTACCCGCGCTGGGTGGCCACCCTCGCCTGGTCCGGGATGGCCGCGGCGGTGGCGGTGCTGCTCGGCGGCGGGCTGCTGCTCGCGGTGATCGCGGCCCTGGCGACCGCGCTGATCGACCGGATCGGCCGGATGGTCAACCGCATCGCGCTGCCGTTCTTCTTCCAGCAGGTCATCGGCGGCGCGCTGGCCACGGGCATCGCGCTCGGGGTGAACGCCCTGCAGGGCAGCGAGGGATCGCTGCGGCCGACGCTGGTCATCGCCGCGGGCATCGTGGTGCTGCTGTCCGGGCTCTCCCTCGTCGGCGCCGTGCAGGACGCGATCACCGGCTTCAACGTGACCGCGGCCGGGCGGGCCATGGAGATCACGCTGATGACGATCGGACTGGTCATCGGCGTGGTGCTGGTGCTCAAGCTCGGCGTGGTCCTGGGCTCCCCGCTGACCGTGGGCGAGCCGATCCCGCCGCTGCTGGCCCACCTGCCCGCGATGATCGCGGCGGGCGCGGCGACCTCGTTCTGCTTCGCCCTGGCCAGCTACGCCACGCTGCGCACCCTCTTCCTGGCCGGGCTGGCCGGGGCGGCGGGCATGGCCAGCTACGGCGCGCTGATGCTGATCGGCACGGACATGATCGTCGCCTCGGCCGGGGCGGCGGCGCTGATCGGTTTCGTCGGCGGCGTGGTCGCGCGGCGGCTGAAGGTCTCCCCGCTGGCCATCGCGGTCTCCGGGATCACCCCGCTGCTGCCCGGTCTCACCACCTACCAGGCGCTGTTCAAGCTCACGGTGGACCAGGACGTGGCGGGCGGGATGCAGGCGCTGTTCCTCGCGCTGGGCATCGGCCTGGCCCTGGCCGCGGGCGTGGTGCTCGGCGAGTACCTGGCCCAGCCGGTGCGCACCGGGCTGAGCCGCCTGGAGCGCAGGCTCGCCGGCCCGAGGTTCAGCGGCCCGCTGCGGTAG